Proteins from a genomic interval of Anas platyrhynchos isolate ZD024472 breed Pekin duck chromosome 4, IASCAAS_PekinDuck_T2T, whole genome shotgun sequence:
- the BDH2 gene encoding dehydrogenase/reductase SDR family member 6 codes for MGRLDGKVILLSAAAQGIGRATAIAFAKEGAKVIATDINETKLRELEKYPGIQIRVLDVTQREQIENLAKEIGRIDVLCNIAGFVHHGTVLECEEQDWNFTMNLNVRSMYLMIKTFLPMMLKQKSGNIINMSSVASSIKGVVNRFVYSTSKAAVIGLTKSVAADFIEQGIRCNCVCPGTVDTPSLQERIQARPNPEQALKDFLARQKTGRMATAEEVAHLFVYLASDESAYMTGNELIIDGGWSL; via the exons ATGGGGCGGCTTGATGGGAAGGTAATACttctctctgcagcagcacagggcattGGACGAGCCACTGCTATC GCTTTTGCTAAAGAAGGAGCCAAAGTCATTGCTACAGACATCAATGAGACTAAGCTGCGAGAGCTGGAGAAATACCCAG GCATTCAAATACGGGTTCTGGATGTCACCCAAAGGGAGCAGATAGAAAATCTGGCCAAGGAGATTGGAAGGATAGATGTCCTCTGTAACATTGCAGG GTTTGTTCATCATGGAACCGTTCTGGAATGTGAGGAGCAAGACTGGAACTTCACTATGAACCTCAATGTTCGCAGCATGTATCTAATGATCAAGACATTCCTTCCAATG atgcTTAAACAGAAATCTGGAAATATTATAAACATGTCTTCTGTGGCATCCAGCATTAAAG GAGTTGTGAACAGATTTGTATATAGTACTTCAAAGGCAGCAGTTATTGGTCTAACAAAGTCTGTGGCTGCTGATTTCATTGAACAAGGCATCAGATGCAACTGCGTATGTCCTG gAACTGTTGACACACCATCTTTACAGGAAAGAATTCAAGCCCGGCCTAACCCAGAACAG GCATTGAAAGATTTTCTAGCAAGACAGAAGACTGGTAGGATGGCTACCGCTGAAGAAGTGGCTCATCTCTTTGTGTACTTGGCCTCTGATGAA TCTGCCTACATGACTGGCAACGAACTCATCATTGATGGAGGATGGAGCTTGTGA